gagcccATTCAGCTGcaccaagtgtgggaagggatttgctaACACATCCACCCTGCTGAATCACCAGAGTGTTCACACTGACAAGAGACCTTTCAAAtgtccagactgtgggaagtgctttAAAAGCTCCGGGGACCTGATGAttcatcaacgtgttcacaccgatgagagaccgttcaggtgctctcactgcgggactgggttcagacaatcatctcaactcattgtacaccagcgaattcacaatggggagagaccattcacctgctcagaGTGTGGGATGGGATTCGCTCGCTTATCCATCCTGTTGACACAccagcgcactcacactggggagaggccattcacctgctctgagtgtgggaagggattcacaacCACATCCTCCCTGCTGAGACAccggcgagttcacactggggagaggccattcacctgccccgagtgtgggaggggattcacaACCACATCCTCCCTGCTGAGACACtggcgagttcacactggggagaggccattcacctgccccgagtgtgggaggggattcatAACCTCATCCAAACTGCTGAAACATCAGCAAGTTCACAAGTGATTGGGTTtttctgttaatcacatccaggactgaactgTGTCCATttggtctgtttctgctgatgctaaTAACCCCTACAATtgggctggagtttaatattctggataaagtcaaataaatcagctttgtgttAAACTTGCACCGTGTTGAGTCTTTTTAATATCTCTAACACAAATTAGTTGCTTTTGAagtgctctccctctcctctgtctccttcatccacacctccaacaacaagtgtgaggatctcatggagcttctttgtcactaagattgagacaatccgatcagctGCTTCCCTCCTTCCACTGGCCCACCGGGCCAAACTCTTTCTAAAGCTACCCCCTGCCCCTTAACCTGAAcctgtgtttttctccagtttcgcccctctctccccccttgcTCTCTCAGAGCTCATCTTGTCAATAAGACCTGCCTTCCACTGCCTTGACCCTATTCTCACGAAACTGCTGACCATCCATTTtctccatgttagctgatattgttaatggttttTTCTCTTATCTGTCCCTCTTGCCTTAAaatccaccaccatcaccctcctgaGAAGAAACAAATCTTTATCCCACCATCTTTACAAACTACCACCCCATCTCCAAACTCCCTTTTCTctacaaaatccttgaacttggtgtcccccaaggatatatccttggcccctcctatttctcatctacatgctgccactCAGCAACATCACTCAAAAGCAccatgttagttttcacatgtacactgacaacgcccagctctacctcaccaccattcctcca
Above is a window of Carcharodon carcharias isolate sCarCar2 chromosome 27, sCarCar2.pri, whole genome shotgun sequence DNA encoding:
- the LOC121270200 gene encoding zinc finger protein 345-like isoform X1, with translation MEGKSTVHSGEKPYTCSVCGRGFNRPSNLLKHKCSHTGEKPWKCEGCGKGFNYPSELENHQRIHTGERPFTCPECRKGFTCSSSLLKHRRVHTGERPFTCSECGKGFARSSTLLTHQRVHTDERPFKCPDCNKCFKSPRELTAHQRVHTDERPFRCSHCGTGFKTLFNLTVHQRIHTGESPFSCTKCGKGFANTSTLLNHQSVHTDKRPFKCPDCGKCFKSSGDLMIHQRVHTDERPFRCSHCGTGFRQSSQLIVHQRIHNGERPFTCSECGMGFARLSILLTHQRTHTGERPFTCSECGKGFTTTSSLLRHRRVHTGERPFTCPECGRGFTTTSSLLRHWRVHTGERPFTCPECGRGFITSSKLLKHQQVHK